One segment of Gammaproteobacteria bacterium DNA contains the following:
- the fghA gene encoding S-formylglutathione hydrolase, with protein MEHIEAIKEFDGWLNRYRHDSTTCHCPMTFSVYLPPQARTEKVPAVYWLSGLTCTDDNFRVKAGAQRYAAELGLALIIPDTSPRGADVPDADRYDLGQGAGFYVNATQTPWSQHYQMYDYVTRELPALVETKLPLIPGLRSITGHSMGGHGALICALREPGLYRSVSAFAPICHPMASGWGQGCFKAYLGNNRGTWAAYDAVRLIEEGAAAIPLLIDQGTADEFLTEQLHPMSLERICAARHFPLTLRVQEGYDHSYHFISTFIGEHLAWHAQALRLEIKN; from the coding sequence GTGGAACATATTGAGGCAATTAAAGAATTTGATGGCTGGCTGAATCGTTACCGGCACGATTCCACAACGTGTCATTGCCCGATGACCTTCTCCGTTTACCTGCCGCCCCAGGCGCGAACCGAAAAAGTCCCAGCCGTTTACTGGCTTTCGGGCCTGACCTGCACCGACGATAACTTCCGAGTGAAAGCCGGCGCGCAGCGCTACGCTGCGGAATTGGGATTAGCGCTGATCATTCCCGACACCAGTCCCCGAGGCGCGGACGTACCGGACGCAGACCGCTACGATCTGGGTCAGGGCGCCGGTTTCTACGTCAACGCCACCCAGACGCCCTGGTCGCAACATTACCAAATGTATGACTACGTGACCCGTGAACTACCGGCTCTGGTTGAAACGAAATTACCACTGATTCCCGGTCTGCGTTCGATCACCGGTCACTCGATGGGCGGACATGGCGCGCTGATTTGCGCGCTGAGGGAGCCTGGACTTTATCGCTCCGTTTCCGCTTTCGCGCCGATCTGTCATCCGATGGCCAGCGGTTGGGGGCAAGGCTGTTTCAAAGCCTATCTGGGGAATAACCGCGGGACCTGGGCGGCTTACGATGCGGTCCGCTTGATCGAAGAAGGCGCGGCGGCCATACCCCTGCTGATCGATCAAGGGACTGCCGATGAATTCTTAACCGAACAACTGCACCCGATGTCGCTGGAACGAATTTGCGCCGCTCGGCATTTTCCCCTGACGCTGCGGGTGCAAGAAGGCTACGATCACAGCTATCATTTCATCAGCACCTTCATCGGCGAGCATCTGGCTTGGCACGCCCAGGCATTGCGATTAGAAATTAAAAATTGA
- a CDS encoding thermonuclease family protein — MKQELLKLLRSQLRSELSRARRRRNRSPWLIGGLVVAIIGISYFLHEPKAPPSAIPKGAELTCTVKTIYDGDTLTASCPAGQVKVRMFGIDAPEMGQKPWGDGAKQSLKQLLTGHDPVRLRVMDQDRYGRTVAQVFAGERDVGLELVRQGQAVMYEQYNNSPVYRQAQAEAKRARRGIWEKAGNQQDPASWRRLNPR; from the coding sequence TTGAAACAAGAACTTTTAAAACTATTGCGCAGCCAGTTGCGCAGTGAACTGAGCCGCGCCCGTCGCCGCCGGAACCGTTCGCCGTGGTTGATCGGCGGACTGGTCGTCGCCATCATCGGGATCAGTTATTTTCTGCATGAACCCAAAGCGCCGCCTTCCGCGATTCCCAAAGGCGCGGAATTGACCTGCACGGTCAAAACCATCTATGACGGCGATACCCTGACAGCCAGTTGTCCAGCCGGCCAGGTCAAAGTGCGAATGTTCGGCATCGACGCGCCGGAAATGGGTCAAAAACCGTGGGGCGATGGCGCGAAGCAGTCGCTGAAACAGTTGTTGACCGGTCATGATCCGGTGCGATTGCGCGTTATGGATCAGGATCGCTATGGCCGGACGGTTGCGCAGGTGTTCGCGGGCGAGCGCGATGTGGGTTTGGAGCTGGTTCGGCAGGGACAGGCCGTCATGTACGAGCAATACAATAATTCCCCGGTCTACCGGCAGGCGCAAGCTGAAGCGAAACGAGCGCGGCGCGGCATCTGGGAAAAAGCGGGTAATCAACAGGATCCCGCCTCCTGGCGGCGCTTGAATCCACGCTAG
- a CDS encoding ABC transporter permease gives MVRASSEGWRCEGAWTLDGIIDLDQRLRSVQWPPGALQLDGSMIHALDTIGALQLRKLIAELERSGHGVRLTGLREKHQALLDLVCKRLIADGSVAAPEQRTTVLEQLGRQAVHSLHRGFAFLVFVGEAATALGRLTLQPRRFRWRALFANLETAGVNALPIIALLSFMIGVVIAYQGGQQLKFYGANIFIVELVSLTMLRELAPLITAIIVAGRTGSSYTAQIGTMQVTEEVDALRTIGIPPMDLLVLPKLLALTIALPLLTVFADALSVFGGMFIAQVMLDVNFQDFLDRFPKVVTLTSFLLGVGKAPVFAAIIALVGCYQGFQVRGGADSVGRQTTVSVVQSIFLVIAADALFSILLGGVGL, from the coding sequence ATGGTTCGCGCTAGCTCCGAGGGGTGGCGTTGCGAGGGCGCATGGACGCTGGATGGCATTATCGATTTGGACCAGCGGCTACGCAGCGTTCAATGGCCACCCGGCGCATTGCAACTGGATGGCTCTATGATTCACGCACTGGATACCATCGGCGCGTTGCAATTGCGCAAGCTGATCGCTGAGTTGGAACGGAGTGGGCATGGCGTCCGGCTGACCGGACTTCGCGAGAAGCATCAGGCCCTGCTCGACCTGGTCTGCAAGCGTCTGATAGCGGACGGGAGCGTTGCAGCGCCCGAGCAACGAACCACTGTTTTGGAGCAACTGGGCCGACAAGCCGTACACTCTTTGCACAGAGGCTTTGCCTTCCTGGTCTTCGTGGGCGAGGCGGCGACCGCATTGGGGCGGTTGACCTTGCAACCCCGCCGGTTTCGCTGGCGGGCGCTGTTCGCCAATCTCGAAACCGCTGGCGTTAACGCCCTGCCGATCATTGCGTTGCTCTCATTCATGATTGGCGTCGTCATCGCTTATCAGGGCGGCCAGCAACTCAAGTTCTATGGCGCCAATATCTTTATCGTCGAACTGGTGTCGCTGACCATGCTGCGCGAACTGGCGCCGTTGATCACCGCAATCATCGTCGCTGGACGCACCGGGTCGTCCTACACGGCTCAGATTGGCACCATGCAAGTGACCGAGGAAGTGGATGCGTTGCGCACTATCGGTATTCCGCCGATGGATTTGCTGGTGCTGCCCAAATTGCTGGCGTTGACCATTGCCCTGCCCTTGTTGACCGTGTTCGCCGATGCGTTGAGCGTGTTTGGCGGCATGTTCATCGCGCAGGTGATGCTGGATGTCAATTTCCAGGATTTTCTGGATCGATTTCCAAAAGTGGTCACGCTGACCTCTTTTCTGCTGGGCGTGGGTAAAGCGCCGGTGTTCGCCGCCATCATTGCGTTGGTGGGGTGTTATCAAGGTTTTCAGGTGCGCGGCGGCGCCGACAGCGTGGGACGGCAGACCACAGTGAGCGTGGTGCAATCGATCTTTCTGGTTATCGCCGCCGATGCGCTATTCTCAATCCTGCTGGGCGGGGTTGGCCTGTGA
- a CDS encoding ATP-binding cassette domain-containing protein encodes MSATVAAESPVIAVRGLRTQFGAEIIHDNLDFDVHRGEIIALVGGSGSGKTTLLRAIIMLLKPTAGSIKLLGQEVIGISDSAAFQLRRRFGMLFQQGALFSSLTVRENVAVSLREHTQLPAPLIAEIADLKIVLAGLPVDTGNKLPRELSGGMLKRAALARALALDPALLFLDEPTAGLDPVSAGAFDQLVVQLKESLGLTVVMVTHDLDTLWQATDRVAFLGEKRVIGYAPMQELTMADHPLIRAYFEGPRGRAAREQALAK; translated from the coding sequence GTGAGTGCGACCGTCGCTGCTGAATCTCCGGTGATCGCGGTGCGCGGTCTGCGCACTCAATTTGGTGCTGAGATCATTCACGATAACCTGGATTTTGACGTTCATCGAGGCGAGATTATCGCCTTGGTCGGCGGCAGCGGCTCCGGGAAAACCACATTGTTGCGAGCGATTATCATGTTGCTGAAACCGACGGCAGGTTCCATTAAGCTGTTGGGTCAGGAAGTGATTGGCATTAGCGACAGTGCAGCGTTTCAATTGCGTCGCCGATTCGGCATGTTGTTTCAGCAAGGCGCGCTGTTCAGTTCGCTGACCGTGCGGGAAAATGTGGCCGTGTCGCTACGTGAGCACACCCAGCTGCCCGCCCCGTTGATTGCGGAAATTGCTGATCTCAAAATCGTGCTGGCCGGCTTGCCGGTTGACACCGGCAATAAACTGCCACGCGAATTGAGTGGCGGCATGTTGAAACGGGCAGCGCTGGCGCGAGCGCTGGCGCTTGATCCAGCGTTGCTATTCCTGGATGAACCCACCGCCGGTCTGGACCCGGTCAGTGCGGGCGCTTTCGATCAGTTGGTGGTGCAGCTCAAAGAATCACTGGGTTTGACTGTGGTGATGGTGACCCACGATCTGGATACGCTCTGGCAGGCAACGGACCGGGTTGCGTTTCTCGGCGAAAAGCGGGTGATTGGCTATGCGCCGATGCAGGAGTTGACAATGGCCGACCATCCGCTCATTCGAGCTTATTTCGAAGGGCCGCGTGGCCGCGCGGCGCGGGAGCAGGCGCTTGCAAAGTAA
- a CDS encoding MCE family protein: protein MQSNVNYALVGLFVIILGSALLSVVFWLTLGDETKLYDPYRVYFHESVAGLNLKATVRYRGVDVGQVESIRLDPNNPDRVDVVLGIERNTPIRRDTIATLSTRGLTGVASVELSGGGQSLPLEKKPDQDLPVIQAGPSLVTRLDDGFNSLINNFDNLSKRLERLLNNENQTALTEILQHLSAITGAMANRSDSLRQTLENVETFTNTLAQRSERLGRALDQLATALESADELTTQFQATLREVQASAQSVRNAANNVTKTSQSFTKLAVDGRQELQRLSQNTVPELDTLLVQANELMIVLHRLAKMLEENPRALLLGHPQGRPGPGEDNQVSAPKFQAPGVR from the coding sequence TTGCAAAGTAATGTCAATTACGCCCTGGTCGGGCTGTTCGTCATTATCCTCGGTTCAGCACTGTTAAGCGTGGTGTTCTGGTTGACCTTGGGTGATGAGACAAAACTCTATGATCCTTATCGGGTTTACTTCCATGAATCGGTAGCGGGTCTGAACCTTAAGGCGACGGTGCGTTATCGCGGCGTCGATGTCGGGCAAGTGGAATCAATCCGATTGGACCCCAACAATCCCGACCGGGTCGATGTGGTGCTAGGTATTGAACGCAACACGCCGATTCGTCGTGACACGATTGCTACTTTGTCCACCCGGGGTCTAACCGGTGTGGCCTCGGTGGAACTCAGCGGCGGCGGTCAGTCCCTGCCGTTGGAGAAGAAGCCGGATCAGGATTTGCCGGTCATCCAGGCCGGTCCGTCGCTGGTGACGCGCCTGGATGATGGATTTAACAGCCTCATCAATAACTTCGATAATCTATCGAAGCGGTTGGAACGGTTGCTGAACAATGAAAATCAGACGGCGCTGACCGAGATTTTACAGCACTTGAGCGCTATCACCGGCGCAATGGCCAATCGTTCGGACAGCCTGCGCCAAACGTTGGAAAATGTCGAAACGTTCACCAATACCCTGGCCCAGCGTTCTGAACGCCTCGGTCGGGCGTTGGACCAGCTGGCGACGGCTCTGGAAAGCGCGGATGAGCTGACTACTCAATTCCAGGCGACCCTGCGCGAGGTCCAGGCCAGCGCCCAGTCGGTGCGCAATGCCGCGAATAATGTTACAAAAACAAGTCAGTCTTTCACCAAGCTGGCTGTGGATGGTCGCCAGGAATTACAGCGATTGAGTCAGAATACCGTGCCTGAACTGGATACCTTATTGGTGCAGGCGAATGAGCTGATGATCGTGTTGCACCGATTGGCCAAGATGCTGGAAGAAAATCCTCGCGCCCTATTGCTGGGTCACCCGCAAGGCCGGCCTGGGCCGGGAGAAGATAATCAGGTTTCAGCCCCCAAATTTCAGGCTCCAGGCGTCAGGTGA
- a CDS encoding membrane integrity-associated transporter subunit PqiC translates to MLLFALAIGAGCTLPQDNSPPPQAYLLGGSRAFTSTLAQRPSGKILLVTVSKEAPGFDSQRIAYTREPPKLDYYNNSVWSDTPAKMLSPLLVRAFEATGAFKAVVSPPSPVLADLRVDVDLIRLQQEFMIPPSRVRLTTRIKVMDMKSGHVLGTRIFEAVEPSPSEDAYGGAQAANAAVQKLLDEMTAFALSYLE, encoded by the coding sequence ATGTTGCTGTTCGCGCTGGCGATAGGGGCCGGCTGTACGTTGCCACAGGATAATTCACCGCCGCCGCAGGCTTATTTACTCGGAGGGAGCAGAGCTTTCACGTCAACGCTGGCGCAACGCCCCAGTGGCAAAATCCTGTTAGTGACCGTTTCCAAGGAAGCGCCAGGTTTTGATTCGCAGCGCATCGCTTACACCCGGGAACCGCCTAAGCTGGATTACTACAATAACAGTGTCTGGAGCGACACGCCGGCGAAGATGCTGTCGCCGCTTTTGGTTCGTGCTTTCGAGGCCACGGGCGCGTTCAAAGCGGTGGTGTCGCCACCGTCGCCAGTGCTGGCCGACCTGCGAGTGGATGTAGATCTAATCCGCCTGCAACAAGAATTCATGATCCCGCCCAGCCGGGTGCGCTTGACGACGCGCATCAAGGTGATGGATATGAAGAGCGGTCATGTGCTAGGTACGAGGATCTTCGAGGCGGTAGAACCCTCGCCCAGCGAGGATGCATACGGTGGAGCGCAGGCCGCCAACGCGGCAGTGCAAAAACTGCTGGACGAAATGACAGCTTTTGCGCTGAGTTATCTGGAGTGA
- a CDS encoding response regulator → MPVRHVLVVDDSKSARLMLRKMLQGFGMTVDTAESAEEALNYLRDRQPDAIFMDHTMPGMDGLTAVRQIKENPAIAAIPVAMYTSRDEPTYLQEARAAGAIDVLTKPAMPEMLSVLLERMHQALDAAQAPITAPTPEEGGGAVSVEWVEKIVVDKAESVIYDAIESQVLPLLNDVIAKLRQEMDAGQAKTCGQVAERICQEQMAAWQPTGQASATPPPLTEDAIKAQLAPLLEQRLAAFQTQERAGLEDIARDIAGQVCTSQLHELSERLVRQLSTRFAEAVRKAASTAHDAAVDAARAVAIEAARSASLPMPGEAPVTSSQAESVTAAMEQAAHQLWADARRDLGRRIYWAAGCAAAVGVGAAIVAYGLR, encoded by the coding sequence ATGCCAGTCCGACACGTCCTTGTAGTAGATGATTCCAAGTCTGCACGACTAATGCTGCGCAAGATGTTGCAAGGCTTTGGCATGACCGTGGATACCGCGGAATCTGCCGAGGAGGCCCTGAACTATCTGCGCGACCGGCAACCGGATGCGATTTTCATGGATCACACCATGCCCGGCATGGATGGTTTAACCGCCGTGCGGCAGATCAAGGAAAATCCAGCGATCGCCGCGATTCCGGTCGCGATGTACACCTCTCGGGATGAGCCTACCTATCTGCAAGAGGCGAGAGCAGCGGGCGCTATTGACGTACTGACCAAGCCGGCCATGCCGGAAATGCTGAGTGTGCTTCTCGAGCGAATGCATCAGGCGCTGGATGCCGCGCAGGCGCCGATTACCGCGCCCACACCTGAAGAGGGTGGTGGAGCCGTGTCGGTTGAGTGGGTGGAGAAAATCGTCGTCGACAAGGCGGAATCGGTGATTTACGACGCCATCGAGTCCCAGGTGTTGCCGTTGCTCAACGATGTCATCGCCAAATTGCGGCAGGAAATGGATGCCGGCCAGGCGAAAACCTGCGGTCAGGTGGCTGAGCGAATTTGCCAGGAGCAGATGGCGGCATGGCAACCGACTGGCCAGGCATCCGCTACCCCGCCGCCATTGACTGAAGACGCGATTAAAGCACAGCTCGCTCCTTTGCTAGAGCAGCGCTTGGCGGCGTTCCAGACCCAGGAACGCGCCGGACTTGAAGATATCGCGCGCGATATAGCGGGGCAGGTCTGCACGAGCCAATTGCATGAACTGTCTGAGCGATTGGTGCGACAATTAAGCACCCGGTTTGCCGAAGCAGTTCGTAAGGCGGCTTCGACCGCTCACGACGCCGCGGTCGATGCGGCCCGGGCAGTAGCGATCGAGGCGGCCCGCTCAGCATCGCTACCGATGCCCGGAGAAGCGCCGGTGACCAGTTCTCAGGCAGAAAGCGTTACCGCGGCGATGGAGCAAGCAGCTCATCAACTCTGGGCAGACGCGCGGCGCGATCTGGGACGACGTATTTACTGGGCGGCGGGTTGCGCAGCAGCGGTGGGCGTTGGAGCAGCGATCGTGGCGTATGGATTGCGTTAA
- a CDS encoding virulence factor SrfB, with protein MLAKLRQLGPLINLIPNTAIQFLDFGFNLNEIRLSRAFLAETGADGRPLLTPLYADDASGQFATHDGKTVKPEQAYSLNAAKAAMILDRAWLPIPFLRIRERRPNHDHLFDNGPTNWARARLVELPAPDAEGHTHRVTLAFDTQLLPTREGRPYLAPSALDMQSGEEFALSDAEEDTSWFLEQEWVREWVHQHFHAYERRRRAPRRVDEAELRVNPDGQAAWLTVLTLLKKAVNPPRLRFTFVDDGPTARLNRPVDVDVVLDIGNSRTCGMLMETSGDAPVDMNDSYRLVLRDLTYPERVYDEPCPSRVEFVRSTFGDEKLSRRSGRSSAFLWPAVTRIGFEAQALSYFSHGAEGSTGLSSPKRYLWDTDPRHHAWRFNAGPAAGGGDSGPVTTGPFVGHLREDGEELEPGEPPAVTALFSRGSLMSFFVAEVLLQAFIQANSPARRSERVYSEAPRRLHRVILTMPTAMPLAERKLFTRRVNTAIRLTWRALGLDESQAPEPFLQWDEATGTQIVFLYNEVKHNFQGDAALFFQVFGRVREGYGETPCLRLASIDVGGGTTDLIITTYQLEGGTALRPTQEFREGFNIAGDDVLCGLIERNVLPALLEAIRASGAANPEELLARRLGANRGDQAERERTLRRQFASQVALPLALALLQRYENADLSMGNEAVTLKLADVYPPGARPHEQVTAFLEEAVHAAGGQGFQLAEVAFSTTMLAVDTTVRRILGQVLSDLCEVVHLYDCDYLLISGRPCRFPAVRAAILAKLPAPPDRIVSLHAYRVGDWYPFRSVGGRLTDPKTTAAVGAMVCALSEGQLYKFNLRSRELGMKSTARFIGVLEQTGRLKPENVLFANLELEDRKTRLPEATFDFYAPVFLGFRQLNVERWPASPLYRVTFAHPQDARSKALPLKVTLERSTDENVDLDFKVIAVADADGNQQPNGVVLLKLQTLKDEYGYWLDTGIFSISARAIEPTR; from the coding sequence ATGCTGGCAAAACTCAGGCAACTTGGCCCACTGATCAATCTGATTCCCAACACCGCTATCCAGTTTCTGGATTTCGGATTCAACCTCAACGAGATCAGGTTATCCCGCGCCTTCCTGGCGGAAACTGGCGCAGATGGGCGCCCACTATTGACCCCGTTGTACGCCGATGACGCCAGCGGCCAATTCGCAACCCACGATGGAAAGACCGTTAAACCTGAGCAAGCCTATTCGCTGAATGCGGCCAAGGCGGCGATGATTCTTGATCGAGCCTGGTTGCCGATCCCTTTTCTGCGCATCCGCGAACGCCGTCCTAATCACGATCACCTGTTCGATAATGGACCCACTAACTGGGCGCGGGCGCGTCTGGTCGAATTGCCGGCCCCGGATGCTGAGGGTCACACGCACCGGGTGACCCTGGCGTTCGACACCCAGTTGTTGCCGACCCGCGAAGGCCGGCCTTATCTCGCCCCCAGCGCGCTGGATATGCAATCCGGTGAGGAATTCGCCCTAAGCGATGCCGAGGAGGATACAAGCTGGTTTCTGGAGCAGGAATGGGTGCGGGAGTGGGTGCATCAGCATTTCCATGCTTATGAACGCCGCCGTCGCGCACCGCGCCGGGTGGATGAAGCGGAGCTGCGCGTCAATCCCGACGGGCAGGCCGCCTGGTTGACTGTGCTGACGTTGTTGAAAAAAGCGGTGAACCCGCCGCGACTGCGTTTTACTTTTGTGGATGATGGGCCGACTGCCCGACTCAATCGACCGGTGGATGTGGACGTGGTGCTGGACATCGGCAATTCCCGCACCTGTGGCATGTTGATGGAAACTAGCGGCGATGCGCCGGTGGATATGAACGACAGCTATCGGCTGGTGTTGCGGGATCTGACGTATCCGGAACGGGTTTATGACGAACCCTGTCCCAGCCGCGTGGAATTTGTGCGCAGCACATTTGGCGATGAAAAGCTGTCCCGCCGCAGCGGCCGCAGCAGCGCCTTCCTGTGGCCTGCCGTCACCCGGATCGGTTTTGAAGCCCAGGCCCTGTCCTACTTCAGTCACGGCGCGGAAGGCAGCACGGGTCTGTCCAGTCCCAAGCGCTATCTGTGGGATACCGACCCGCGCCATCATGCCTGGCGGTTTAACGCCGGGCCAGCGGCGGGCGGCGGCGACAGCGGTCCAGTGACCACGGGGCCGTTTGTCGGTCATCTGCGCGAAGACGGTGAAGAACTGGAGCCGGGCGAGCCGCCGGCGGTCACCGCGCTGTTCTCGCGCGGCTCGCTGATGAGCTTCTTCGTCGCCGAGGTGCTGTTGCAAGCCTTTATTCAGGCCAATTCGCCCGCCCGCCGTTCCGAGCGGGTGTATTCCGAAGCGCCGCGCCGCTTGCACCGGGTGATTCTGACCATGCCCACCGCGATGCCGCTGGCGGAACGCAAGCTGTTCACGCGCCGGGTGAACACGGCGATCCGGTTGACCTGGCGGGCACTGGGTCTGGATGAAAGTCAGGCTCCCGAACCGTTTCTGCAATGGGACGAGGCGACCGGCACCCAGATTGTGTTTCTTTACAACGAGGTCAAGCACAACTTCCAGGGCGATGCGGCGCTGTTCTTTCAGGTGTTTGGCCGAGTCCGGGAAGGCTATGGCGAAACGCCCTGTCTGCGGCTGGCCAGCATCGACGTGGGCGGCGGTACTACCGATTTGATTATCACCACCTATCAACTGGAGGGTGGCACGGCGTTGCGGCCTACCCAGGAATTCCGCGAAGGCTTCAATATTGCTGGCGACGATGTACTGTGCGGTTTGATCGAGCGCAATGTGCTTCCTGCATTGCTGGAAGCGATTCGCGCCAGCGGCGCGGCTAATCCCGAGGAATTACTGGCGCGGCGTCTGGGTGCTAATCGAGGCGATCAGGCCGAGCGCGAGCGCACCTTGCGCCGGCAGTTCGCCAGTCAGGTCGCATTGCCATTAGCGCTGGCGTTACTGCAACGCTACGAAAACGCCGATCTGAGCATGGGCAATGAAGCGGTGACGCTCAAGCTGGCCGATGTTTACCCACCGGGCGCCAGGCCGCATGAACAGGTCACCGCGTTTCTGGAAGAAGCCGTCCATGCCGCTGGCGGGCAGGGTTTTCAACTGGCTGAGGTCGCCTTTTCCACCACCATGCTAGCGGTGGACACCACCGTGCGCCGTATTCTTGGCCAAGTGCTGAGCGATTTGTGCGAAGTCGTGCATTTGTACGATTGCGATTACCTGCTGATTTCCGGGCGGCCCTGCCGATTCCCGGCGGTGCGGGCCGCGATTTTAGCGAAACTGCCGGCGCCGCCGGATCGCATTGTCAGCCTGCACGCTTATCGGGTGGGGGATTGGTACCCCTTCCGTTCAGTCGGTGGGCGGTTAACCGATCCCAAAACGACGGCAGCGGTCGGGGCGATGGTTTGCGCGCTGTCCGAAGGGCAGTTGTACAAGTTCAACTTGCGCAGCCGCGAACTGGGGATGAAATCCACCGCCCGTTTCATTGGCGTGCTGGAGCAAACTGGACGGTTGAAACCGGAGAATGTGCTGTTCGCTAATCTGGAACTGGAGGATCGCAAGACGCGCCTACCGGAAGCGACTTTCGATTTTTACGCGCCGGTGTTTCTCGGTTTCCGGCAATTGAATGTCGAGCGCTGGCCGGCCTCGCCGCTGTACCGGGTGACTTTTGCTCATCCCCAGGATGCCCGCTCCAAGGCGTTGCCGCTTAAAGTGACGCTGGAACGCTCCACCGATGAAAATGTGGATTTGGACTTCAAAGTGATCGCCGTGGCGGACGCGGACGGCAACCAGCAACCCAATGGGGTCGTGCTATTAAAGCTGCAAACACTCAAGGATGAATATGGTTATTGGTTGGATACTGGAATTTTCTCGATTTCCGCCCGCGCTATTGAACCGACGAGATAG
- a CDS encoding DUF3592 domain-containing protein, with product MTDLSPTSLHPSLQQLNATHRRLTRSLSLLFFLIMAGALVFMMTTALSNRSMENLLIFAVAGLVILPMIALMWGLLWYLERWMTRRLNDANRLLRSCNPVNARLTPAGVSNKSGALMTVQILDRRPATGLFYALIEPNTGWTRPPRQEITAQFYCQDWQPDGRLVALHEGRALLGKLVDGKKYYRQMKWVAIAAVTALLVVATFLAALAFQEYQTYQNLQQQQQWAEASANWSEASGRIIRAELATAKIPKGKIKVDGYWPRIEFGYSVAGVEQQSATPFFCNRPTTHRKAVETWLGEYPAGAAVTVYYDPADSTRGVLKEGYTAACQVALEEKRWDVIFGAGIAGFLFLLMIAVAIVLRRQYCQVQAFLE from the coding sequence ATGACTGACCTCTCCCCTACTTCTCTGCATCCCAGCCTCCAACAACTGAACGCTACTCATCGCCGTTTGACTCGTTCGCTAAGCCTGCTGTTCTTTTTAATCATGGCTGGCGCTCTGGTCTTCATGATGACCACGGCTTTGTCCAATCGGAGCATGGAAAATCTGTTGATTTTTGCCGTGGCCGGTTTGGTCATACTGCCGATGATCGCATTAATGTGGGGTTTGTTGTGGTATCTGGAACGCTGGATGACACGGCGATTGAATGACGCCAACCGGTTGCTGCGAAGTTGCAACCCGGTCAATGCCCGCTTAACGCCGGCAGGCGTCAGCAATAAATCCGGGGCGTTGATGACGGTGCAGATCCTTGACCGGCGTCCGGCGACGGGATTGTTTTATGCGCTGATTGAACCCAATACAGGCTGGACTCGCCCGCCGCGCCAGGAGATCACCGCACAGTTCTATTGCCAGGATTGGCAACCGGACGGTCGATTGGTGGCCTTGCACGAGGGCCGGGCGCTCCTCGGTAAACTGGTCGATGGCAAAAAGTATTACCGGCAAATGAAGTGGGTGGCGATAGCGGCGGTAACGGCGTTGCTGGTTGTCGCTACTTTTCTGGCGGCGCTGGCGTTCCAGGAATATCAGACTTATCAGAATCTGCAACAACAACAGCAATGGGCCGAGGCCAGTGCGAACTGGTCTGAAGCGTCAGGTCGGATTATCCGCGCTGAACTGGCGACGGCGAAAATCCCGAAAGGGAAAATCAAGGTCGACGGCTATTGGCCACGGATCGAGTTCGGTTACAGCGTTGCCGGGGTAGAGCAACAGAGTGCAACCCCGTTTTTCTGCAATCGTCCGACAACCCATCGGAAAGCCGTCGAAACGTGGCTAGGGGAATATCCAGCCGGCGCAGCGGTGACGGTGTATTACGATCCTGCCGATTCCACGCGCGGGGTCTTGAAAGAAGGCTATACTGCTGCTTGCCAGGTTGCACTGGAAGAGAAACGGTGGGATGTGATATTTGGGGCCGGCATTGCCGGGTTTTTGTTCCTGCTAATGATCGCAGTGGCCATCGTGTTGCGCCGACAATATTGCCAGGTGCAGGCTTTTTTAGAATGA